The sequence below is a genomic window from bacterium.
GCGAAGATCCCCGATCGGGTGATCAAGGTCCGTTGCCCGGCCTGCAGCGGCGTCTTCCAGTTGGACGGGACCCATGCCCGGCGGGAAGAACCGCTGGTGACGACCGGCTACGAGTCGGTGTCGGCCCGCCCGGCCGCGCCGGCCCCCG
It includes:
- a CDS encoding zinc-ribbon domain-containing protein, producing the protein MITTCTNCEARYQLDDAKIPDRVIKVRCPACSGVFQLDGTHARREEPLVTTGYESVSARPAAPAP